The following coding sequences lie in one Bacillota bacterium genomic window:
- a CDS encoding extracellular solute-binding protein: MKLKKFIKPIIIILLIVIAFVFVFDNPFLQSDYDSWNEEITDTMYEDALNVIKGSSDYITRYSYISFLEEFQIQYGLEDYDATLLGAAATSNFDYQGNKAIDLEEANIVNYQVSIDQAGLYYIYVDYYVKESVLNNLTISVKINDEIEFDDAQIVDVPLIWEDESKEFSLDTYGDESLPNQLRVLEWKTLPLYNNTYTTTEPLLFYFEEGNNTITFENVISGAVLFGDLQVVSPKVVPSYEAYSTLYVSENHPETILNIDATEYVDKNSSYVRLYSFQSPSVSPFDSIDKKLNVINGAAWYRSGQEVTYSFTVSETGLYHLNLHYLNDKDEFSVFRSIYIDGEIPFDAFESYEFKVTGQNTWANEVLGTDETPFDIYLEEGVHQIAFRVETDSLSEELRNIQLLVDHINAFALNILKITGVNIDADRKWQFTNYIPETESYLRAYETIIKRAVVTLSKYSNQSDLSATLAYLKTAVSALEVIVEEPDKIPLYLDSLYSGTGSVTQMLGDSLTMISKQPLYLDGFTIYNDNELDSPNANFIQKLGSGIRTFTASFTEKKYITENNPEAVNIWVSRSLIYVDLMQKMADKAFSGTDIQIKISIMPDANKLILANAANQTPDVALGLPSYMPFDLAIRGALQDLSEFSDFWEVASEFSPGAFIPYVLEDKVYAIPETLEFHALAYRIDTMNALGLSIPSTWEDVIDMLPTLQRYGMNFFYPTSGGTSLKWFYQTSALIYQSGGSIYNEDGLSTSINSEQSYNGLKLLSDLYTTYSLPSYVASFYNSFRYNTLPIGIIDFNTYLTLKNAAPELTGQWALALYPGIEDENGDVQRWYIANGTSAIMFKNEDTQKLSDSWEFMKWWLSTETQTEFAFALQSTYGPEYVWLSGNIEAVANSPIDSADKAVILEQVTWLVDVPRTPGQYMLERGLSDIWNTVTFDGTSIRVAIDDQVLKINREITKKMVEFGYIDSNGNILVPYTIRDTAWILEQIENYFAEGGE; encoded by the coding sequence ATGAAGTTAAAAAAATTCATAAAACCTATCATCATTATTTTACTAATTGTCATTGCATTTGTTTTTGTTTTTGACAATCCTTTTTTGCAATCTGATTATGATAGTTGGAATGAAGAAATCACAGATACAATGTATGAAGATGCTTTAAATGTTATTAAAGGATCTTCCGATTACATAACAAGATATTCATATATTAGTTTTCTCGAAGAGTTTCAAATTCAATATGGACTTGAAGATTATGATGCAACTTTGTTAGGAGCAGCTGCTACTTCAAATTTTGATTATCAAGGGAACAAAGCAATCGACCTTGAAGAAGCCAATATTGTTAATTATCAAGTTTCAATTGATCAAGCCGGTTTGTATTATATTTACGTTGATTATTACGTCAAAGAATCTGTTTTGAATAATCTGACTATTTCCGTTAAAATAAATGACGAAATTGAGTTCGATGATGCACAAATCGTTGATGTGCCACTGATATGGGAAGATGAGTCAAAAGAATTTTCACTTGATACCTACGGAGATGAATCCTTACCAAATCAACTAAGAGTTTTAGAGTGGAAAACACTCCCACTTTATAATAATACGTATACGACCACTGAACCACTGCTTTTTTATTTTGAAGAAGGGAATAATACCATTACTTTTGAAAATGTAATATCAGGAGCCGTTCTTTTTGGAGATTTACAAGTTGTAAGTCCAAAAGTAGTTCCATCTTATGAAGCTTATAGTACTTTATATGTTTCTGAAAATCATCCCGAAACAATTTTAAACATCGATGCGACAGAATATGTAGACAAAAACTCATCTTATGTCAGATTATATTCCTTCCAATCTCCATCTGTTTCTCCTTTTGATTCTATTGATAAAAAATTAAATGTAATCAACGGAGCAGCTTGGTATCGCTCAGGCCAAGAAGTAACCTACTCTTTTACAGTCAGCGAAACAGGGCTATACCACTTAAATTTACATTACTTAAATGATAAAGATGAATTTAGTGTTTTTCGTTCCATTTACATTGATGGAGAAATTCCGTTTGATGCGTTTGAATCTTATGAATTTAAAGTGACCGGTCAAAACACTTGGGCAAATGAAGTTCTTGGAACGGACGAAACCCCATTTGATATTTACTTAGAAGAAGGAGTTCATCAAATCGCTTTTAGAGTTGAAACCGATTCTCTTTCAGAAGAATTAAGAAATATTCAATTGTTAGTGGACCACATCAATGCTTTTGCCCTGAATATTCTTAAAATTACAGGAGTGAATATTGATGCAGACCGCAAATGGCAATTTACAAATTATATCCCTGAAACTGAAAGCTATCTAAGGGCGTATGAAACCATCATTAAACGAGCAGTCGTCACTTTAAGCAAGTATTCAAACCAATCTGATTTATCAGCTACATTAGCTTATTTGAAAACGGCGGTAAGTGCTCTTGAAGTCATAGTAGAAGAGCCTGACAAAATTCCACTTTATTTGGATTCTCTTTACAGTGGAACCGGATCTGTTACACAAATGCTTGGAGATTCGTTAACAATGATTTCAAAACAACCTCTTTATCTTGATGGATTTACCATTTATAACGATAATGAATTAGATTCTCCTAATGCGAATTTTATTCAAAAATTAGGAAGTGGTATTCGTACGTTTACCGCATCATTTACCGAAAAAAAATACATTACTGAAAACAATCCAGAAGCTGTAAATATTTGGGTGAGTCGCTCGCTCATTTATGTCGATTTAATGCAAAAAATGGCAGATAAAGCTTTTTCAGGTACTGACATTCAAATTAAAATATCTATTATGCCTGATGCAAATAAATTAATTTTAGCAAATGCTGCAAATCAAACTCCTGACGTTGCTTTAGGACTACCATCTTATATGCCTTTTGATTTAGCCATTCGTGGTGCGCTTCAAGATTTATCAGAATTTTCTGATTTTTGGGAAGTAGCAAGCGAATTTAGTCCAGGTGCATTTATTCCATATGTGCTAGAAGACAAAGTATATGCTATTCCAGAAACACTAGAATTTCATGCTTTAGCGTATCGAATTGATACGATGAATGCTTTAGGGTTATCAATTCCTAGTACTTGGGAAGATGTAATCGATATGCTTCCAACTTTACAACGATATGGAATGAATTTTTTCTATCCAACAAGTGGAGGAACCAGTTTAAAATGGTTTTACCAAACATCAGCTTTGATTTATCAAAGCGGAGGTTCTATTTACAATGAAGATGGATTATCCACTTCAATAAATTCTGAGCAGTCATACAACGGATTAAAATTATTATCGGATTTGTATACGACATATAGTTTGCCTTCTTATGTTGCTAGCTTTTATAATTCTTTTAGATACAATACGCTTCCTATTGGAATTATCGATTTTAATACGTATTTAACTCTTAAGAATGCAGCACCAGAATTAACAGGTCAATGGGCACTAGCTCTCTACCCTGGAATTGAAGATGAAAACGGCGATGTTCAAAGATGGTATATCGCCAATGGAACAAGTGCAATTATGTTTAAGAATGAAGATACTCAAAAACTGTCAGACAGTTGGGAATTCATGAAGTGGTGGTTATCTACAGAAACACAAACTGAGTTTGCATTTGCACTTCAATCAACTTATGGGCCAGAATATGTATGGTTATCTGGAAACATTGAAGCTGTTGCAAATTCACCAATTGATTCTGCAGATAAAGCAGTTATCTTAGAACAAGTTACTTGGCTTGTGGATGTTCCAAGAACGCCAGGACAATACATGTTAGAACGCGGATTGTCCGATATTTGGAATACCGTTACGTTTGATGGAACCTCCATTCGAGTTGCCATCGATGATCAAGTATTAAAAATAAATCGAGAGATTACAAAAAAAATGGTGGAATTTGGGTATATCGATTCGAATGGAAACATACTAGTCCCTTATACCATTCGTGATACCGCTTGGATTCTAGAACAAATAGAAAACTATTTTGCAGAAGGCGGTGAATGA
- a CDS encoding glycoside hydrolase family 3 protein, with the protein MKKSVVIIVLLLFLFIVGCQKSLTSTSTTVSITSSETLSTTTSITESTTTSFLTNIAEVNYEGSYCDDLEVDYAFIDDLLESLDLDEKVGQMLQAEKNGASSLDAKTYNLGSVLSGGGSSPDTNDAYHWYLMYKGYQTAMRTSSSQIPIMYGVDAVHGHNNVYGATIFPHNIGLGAANDPDLMEKIGIITAREVRVTGINYTFAPAVSIVQDISWGRSYESFGEKYELVSNLAEPYINGLQSYCVASTAKHFLADGATDDGQDQGDATLTQEQIRDIHLQPYYAAINAGVYTIMVSYSSINGEKMHQSKYWIQEVLKDEMNFEGFVISDYNAIHQLPGEYYDKLVSSINAGIDMLMEPYDWKSAIETILLAVANGDILEERINDAVRRILIVKYKMGLFEEEFYDETTGDFYRLTYDGNFYTTENKEVAREAVRKSLVLLKNDNNALPLSKDQDVAVIGEGADNIGIQSGGWTISWQGDDASRLTKGTTILSGMRQAVSGTSGSVYDNTEDADTVVVVLSENPYAEFSGDNDTLTLTGPTACSQNAALLDEALQAKSQGKTVIALLITGRPLIINNYLPFFDAVVACWLPGSEAGLGIADVLYGDYDFSGKLPVTWPKTLSGVGMNSNSLNYDPTVVEFAFGFGLSYKEE; encoded by the coding sequence ATGAAAAAAAGTGTAGTGATCATTGTACTATTATTATTTTTATTTATAGTGGGATGTCAAAAGAGTTTGACTTCCACTTCAACCACTGTTTCAATCACATCTTCTGAAACATTATCTACGACAACTTCAATTACTGAATCAACTACGACCTCTTTTTTGACAAACATAGCAGAAGTAAACTATGAAGGATCTTATTGCGATGATTTAGAAGTAGATTATGCTTTTATTGATGATTTACTTGAAAGTCTTGATTTAGATGAAAAAGTCGGTCAAATGTTACAAGCTGAAAAAAATGGAGCTTCCTCTCTTGATGCAAAAACCTACAATTTAGGATCTGTATTAAGCGGAGGAGGATCCTCTCCGGATACAAATGATGCATATCACTGGTATTTAATGTATAAAGGATATCAAACCGCAATGAGAACGTCTTCTTCACAAATTCCCATCATGTATGGAGTGGACGCAGTTCATGGACATAATAATGTCTATGGCGCAACTATTTTTCCTCATAATATAGGTCTTGGAGCTGCAAATGATCCAGATTTAATGGAAAAAATTGGAATCATAACCGCAAGAGAAGTACGAGTAACAGGAATCAATTATACCTTTGCTCCAGCGGTTAGTATTGTTCAAGATATTTCATGGGGAAGAAGTTATGAATCTTTTGGTGAAAAGTATGAATTGGTGTCTAATTTAGCTGAACCTTATATTAACGGACTTCAATCTTATTGTGTTGCCTCAACAGCAAAACATTTTTTAGCAGATGGCGCAACAGACGATGGTCAGGATCAAGGAGACGCTACTTTAACCCAAGAACAAATAAGAGATATTCACTTACAACCCTATTATGCAGCAATCAATGCAGGTGTTTACACCATAATGGTTTCTTACAGCTCAATTAATGGAGAAAAAATGCACCAAAGTAAATACTGGATTCAAGAAGTACTAAAAGACGAAATGAACTTTGAAGGATTTGTTATTTCTGATTACAACGCTATTCATCAATTGCCAGGAGAGTATTATGACAAACTCGTTTCTTCTATCAATGCAGGAATTGATATGTTAATGGAACCTTATGATTGGAAAAGCGCCATTGAAACTATTTTATTAGCTGTGGCTAATGGAGATATTTTAGAAGAAAGAATTAACGATGCGGTTAGAAGAATCTTAATTGTTAAATACAAAATGGGTTTATTTGAAGAAGAATTTTACGACGAAACAACTGGTGATTTTTATAGATTAACCTACGATGGTAATTTTTATACCACCGAAAATAAAGAAGTAGCAAGAGAAGCCGTAAGAAAATCACTTGTTTTACTTAAAAATGATAATAATGCACTTCCTTTATCAAAAGATCAAGATGTAGCAGTAATAGGTGAGGGAGCAGACAATATTGGAATTCAATCAGGAGGCTGGACCATTTCTTGGCAAGGAGATGACGCCTCAAGGTTGACTAAAGGAACCACAATTCTTTCGGGAATGAGGCAAGCGGTTTCAGGTACAAGCGGATCTGTTTATGATAATACAGAAGATGCAGATACTGTTGTAGTTGTTTTATCAGAAAATCCATACGCTGAATTTAGCGGAGATAACGATACTTTAACGCTTACAGGGCCAACTGCTTGTAGTCAAAATGCAGCTTTGTTAGATGAAGCATTGCAAGCTAAAAGCCAAGGAAAAACTGTTATTGCTTTGTTAATAACCGGACGCCCTTTAATTATCAATAACTATTTACCGTTTTTTGATGCTGTTGTTGCTTGTTGGCTTCCTGGGTCAGAAGCGGGGCTTGGCATAGCAGATGTATTATATGGAGACTATGATTTTTCTGGTAAATTACCCGTCACTTGGCCAAAAACATTGTCGGGTGTTGGTATGAATAGCAATTCATTAAATTATGATCCAACCGTCGTCGAATTTGCTTTTGGATTTGGACTTTCATACAAAGAAGAATAG
- a CDS encoding sugar ABC transporter permease, whose translation MSERVVKNGTPLRKIRRFYENKVKPSVNKIDKDKASTVLLLAPYILLFTLFIIIPVLVAFFLSFTYFNVIEMPSIAGMSGLYNYVMILTQDEVFLRYVLPNTLKYAIITGPGGYLLSFIMAWMLSQIQATPRKILALALYTPSMLGGVFIGVIFRTLFSGDKSGYINSILLNIGVINTPLDFLQSGNYLMNIMIFVTLWSSMGIGFLSMLAGILNVNKEMYEAAYIDGIKNRLQEIFYITIPSMKPQMLFGAVMAIVGAFNAGGIGVALSGSNPTPQYAGQLIVNHIDDYGFLRYEMGYAAALSVILLIIILLFSRVAYSLFGERD comes from the coding sequence ATGAGTGAACGGGTTGTTAAAAACGGAACTCCTTTGAGAAAAATTAGGCGTTTTTATGAAAACAAAGTGAAACCATCCGTTAATAAAATCGATAAAGATAAAGCATCTACTGTATTGCTTTTAGCTCCTTATATTTTGTTATTTACTCTTTTTATTATCATCCCAGTCCTTGTAGCATTTTTCTTATCGTTTACTTATTTTAATGTAATCGAAATGCCAAGCATTGCTGGAATGTCTGGACTTTATAATTATGTAATGATTTTAACGCAAGATGAAGTATTTCTTCGCTATGTACTTCCAAACACGTTAAAATATGCCATAATTACCGGACCTGGAGGATATTTGCTATCGTTTATCATGGCTTGGATGCTATCACAAATTCAAGCAACTCCAAGAAAAATTTTAGCGTTAGCATTGTATACCCCTTCTATGTTAGGTGGCGTTTTTATTGGTGTCATCTTTCGAACGTTGTTTAGTGGAGATAAATCTGGGTACATCAATTCCATTTTACTGAATATCGGTGTTATTAATACCCCTCTTGATTTTTTACAATCCGGAAATTATTTAATGAACATTATGATATTTGTAACACTTTGGTCTTCGATGGGTATCGGATTTTTATCGATGCTTGCAGGTATTTTAAATGTAAATAAAGAAATGTATGAAGCCGCTTATATCGATGGAATTAAAAATAGGTTACAAGAAATTTTTTACATTACCATTCCTTCTATGAAACCTCAAATGCTCTTTGGAGCAGTCATGGCTATCGTGGGGGCATTTAATGCTGGAGGAATTGGTGTTGCACTTTCAGGATCCAATCCGACACCACAATATGCAGGACAATTAATCGTAAACCATATTGATGATTATGGTTTTCTTCGGTATGAAAT